One Siniperca chuatsi isolate FFG_IHB_CAS linkage group LG3, ASM2008510v1, whole genome shotgun sequence genomic region harbors:
- the LOC122873796 gene encoding tumor necrosis factor ligand superfamily member 14-like, which produces MAEGGEGTCPQVFVVDSQANYVSVPSRRNPRWARAGQKFLFLLVGLAMLGLVVEGFLIYSLYKKTEAFSLSGSHPLCQNQSNPKTSGQQGGTIMSQVGPKESNEIPTVRPHPEQVQQRPFAQLIGSSNPVGQNNVVQWVHKGGDGITHNMGYKNGRLLVEKEGYYYLYSKVTLNTAEECSLNQHKVMKDTKAYDVSIELMKSKSLRCRLPKSPKASDGEDLFNSFLAGIFQLQKGDEIFVTLDNIQKMLPGTTDNLMGAFMIFP; this is translated from the exons ATGGCAGAGGGCGGTGAGGGTACATGCCCCCAGGTGTTTGTGGTGGACAGCCAGGCCAACTACGTCTCCGTGCCCAGCAGGAGGAACCCGAGGTGGGCGAGAGCAGGCCAAAAGTTTCTTTTCCTGCTGGTGGGACTCGCCATGTTGGGACTTGTTGTTGAGGGATTTTTAATCTACAGTCTATACAAAAAAACTGAG GCTTTTTCCCTCAGTGGGTCTCATCCTCTCTGCCAGAACCAGTCCAATCCCAAAACGTCTGGCCAGCAG GGTGGCACCATAATGAGTCAAGTGGGACCTAAAG AGTCCAATGAGATTCCCACAGTGCGACCACATCCAGAACAGGTCCAACAGAGGCCCTTTGCTCAACTTATAG GCTCCAGCAATCCTGTAGGGCAGAACAATGTGGTGCAGTGGGTACATAAAGGTGGCGACGGCATCACTCACAACATGGGCTATAAAAATGGCCGGTTGTTGGTCGAGAAGGAGGGTTACTACTACCTCTACTCCAAAGTGACATTAAATACCGCAGAGGAGTGTTCGCTTAACCAGCACAAAGTCATGAAAGACACCAAGGCCTATGATGTTTCTATAGAACTTATGAAATCAAAAAG TTTACGCTGCCGGCTCCCGAAAAGTCCAAAGGCGTCAGATGGGGAGGATCTGTTTAACAGTTTTCTGGCTGGGATCTTCCAACTGCAGAAGGGAGATGAAATTTTTGTCACACTGGATAATATACAGAAGATGCTTCCAGGAACTACTGACAACTTGATGGGGGCCTTTATGATATTTCCATAG